In the genome of Halobacterium noricense, one region contains:
- a CDS encoding DNA-3-methyladenine glycosylase family protein, producing MERGAIPTDEIAGAVDVQATLESGQTYLWWRPDGTTYETDGASGGSAWYRTVVDGDVVEVRQTDTAIEWQSTTDADPLVRELLGLNDDLHEIRAAATDDDLTTAAWDAYDGLRIVRDPFFGCLISFICSAQMRVERIFAMQESLREHYGEPIDYDGETVHAFPDPEALAAATEEDLRELKLGYRAPYVQRTAEMVATGDLTQRDVQGRAYELARERLTEFVGVGDKVADCVLLFSLGYLEAVPLDTWIRSAIEEHYPDCDRGNYADTSCEIREQLGPYAGYTQTYLFHYLRSGGDE from the coding sequence ATGGAGCGCGGCGCTATTCCGACCGACGAGATTGCCGGCGCGGTCGACGTCCAAGCCACCCTGGAGAGCGGACAGACGTACCTCTGGTGGCGGCCCGACGGCACCACCTACGAGACCGACGGCGCGTCCGGCGGGAGCGCGTGGTACCGCACGGTCGTCGACGGTGACGTCGTGGAAGTCCGTCAGACCGACACCGCAATCGAGTGGCAGTCCACGACCGACGCGGACCCGCTCGTCCGCGAGCTGCTCGGCCTGAACGACGACCTCCACGAGATTCGCGCCGCCGCGACTGACGACGACCTCACGACAGCTGCATGGGACGCCTACGACGGCCTCCGCATCGTCCGCGACCCGTTCTTCGGCTGCCTGATTTCGTTCATCTGCTCGGCGCAGATGCGCGTCGAACGCATCTTCGCGATGCAGGAGTCGCTCCGCGAGCACTACGGCGAACCTATCGACTACGACGGCGAGACCGTCCACGCGTTCCCCGACCCCGAGGCGCTGGCGGCCGCTACCGAGGAAGACCTCCGCGAGCTGAAACTCGGCTACCGCGCGCCGTACGTCCAGCGCACCGCCGAGATGGTCGCCACCGGCGACCTCACCCAGCGGGACGTGCAGGGCCGCGCGTACGAGCTCGCTCGCGAGCGACTCACGGAGTTCGTCGGCGTCGGCGACAAGGTCGCGGACTGCGTGCTGTTGTTCTCGCTGGGCTACCTCGAAGCCGTCCCACTGGACACGTGGATTCGTTCGGCCATCGAGGAGCACTACCCGGACTGCGACCGCGGCAACTACGCCGACACCTCCTGCGAGATTCGGGAGCAACTCGGCCCGTACGCCGGCTACACGCAGACGTACTTGTTCCACTATCTCCGGTCGGGCGGCGACGAGTAG
- a CDS encoding acylphosphatase: protein MSERTRARVLVSGKVQGVYFRANTREQARERGVDGWVRNLRDGRVEAVFEGPDETVEAMVEWCHEGSPAARVDDVEAEYDDPEGVDGFEIRR from the coding sequence ATGAGCGAGCGGACTCGCGCACGCGTGCTGGTCTCCGGGAAAGTGCAGGGCGTCTACTTCCGGGCGAACACCCGCGAGCAGGCCCGCGAACGCGGCGTCGACGGCTGGGTGCGGAATCTCCGGGACGGCCGCGTCGAAGCGGTCTTCGAGGGCCCAGACGAAACCGTCGAGGCGATGGTGGAGTGGTGCCACGAAGGCAGTCCCGCAGCACGCGTCGACGACGTCGAAGCCGAGTACGACGACCCCGAGGGTGTCGACGGCTTCGAGATTCGCCGGTAG
- a CDS encoding ribosome assembly factor SBDS, producing MISLDEAVTARLETHGERFEVLVDPDAALAMKRGEFEGELENVIAARDVFENASRGDRPAEEDLEEVFGTTEPMEIIPDVIERGEIQITAEQRAEMQEQKRRKLVNIITRNAVNPQMDNAPHPPERIETALEEAGFTVDPMEPVESQVDDALDALRPVIPIRFEEVTVAVNLPPDYAGSGQAKIREFGELDREEWQADGSWVGVLTFPAGMQNDFYDLVNEVSEGEGETTIVKEKGELDTR from the coding sequence ATGATATCACTCGACGAGGCGGTGACCGCGCGCCTCGAAACACACGGGGAACGATTCGAAGTGCTCGTTGACCCGGACGCCGCACTCGCGATGAAGCGCGGCGAGTTCGAGGGCGAACTCGAGAACGTCATCGCGGCCCGCGACGTCTTCGAGAACGCCTCCCGCGGGGACCGTCCCGCCGAAGAGGATTTGGAGGAAGTGTTCGGGACGACCGAACCGATGGAGATTATCCCCGACGTCATCGAGCGCGGGGAGATTCAGATTACCGCCGAGCAGCGCGCGGAGATGCAGGAGCAGAAGCGCCGCAAGCTCGTCAACATCATCACGCGAAACGCGGTGAACCCGCAGATGGACAACGCGCCGCATCCGCCCGAGCGCATCGAGACCGCGCTCGAAGAAGCCGGGTTCACCGTCGACCCGATGGAGCCCGTCGAGAGCCAGGTCGACGACGCGCTCGACGCGCTGCGGCCCGTTATTCCGATTCGCTTCGAGGAGGTCACGGTCGCAGTGAACCTGCCGCCGGACTACGCGGGCAGCGGGCAGGCGAAGATCCGGGAGTTCGGCGAGCTCGACCGCGAGGAGTGGCAGGCCGACGGCTCGTGGGTTGGCGTGCTGACGTTCCCCGCGGGAATGCAGAACGACTTCTACGACCTCGTCAACGAGGTCTCGGAGGGCGAAGGCGAGACGACAATCGTCAAGGAGAAAGGCGAACTCGACACGCGCTGA
- a CDS encoding NAD(P)H-hydrate epimerase — MITSERMAAVDRNAAAVGVPRKQLMESSGNAVARAVRETAAAGASVAVVAGRGNNGGDAFVAARFLSEYDVTVHLLGRPETITTDISRENWDALQQAELPTEVVNDSKTLALGDPDVVVDAVLGTGVSGAPREPEASAIEAVNAADAPVVAVDVPSGMDADTGETPGVAVDADCVVTFHDVKPALADREDVTVADIGIPEAAELFVGPGDLQQLERDPHAHKGDFGRVLVVGGGPYTGAPALSAQAALRAGADLAYLAVPDSIAETVQGYSENLIVDSYVGTRLLPEHVDEILDRAADVDVVVLGPGLGDSDDTLAAVRKFLAAYDDRAVVDADALQAVPEVETDADLVCTPHQGELEKMGGPGAADREDAAESASGDSGAASSEEDWRERATDGQGVAERRAGSDATRERADAVEDFAADLGQTLLVKGAYDVVSDGETTRVNRTGNPGMTVGGTGDVLAGATAAMFSTLDPVPAASIGAYANGDAGDQVVDEHDYGLLATDLLDALPAALWGGRDE; from the coding sequence ATGATTACCAGCGAGCGGATGGCCGCCGTCGACCGGAACGCGGCGGCGGTCGGCGTGCCGCGCAAGCAGTTGATGGAGTCCAGCGGGAACGCCGTCGCGCGCGCCGTCCGCGAGACCGCCGCCGCGGGCGCGAGCGTCGCTGTGGTCGCGGGTCGCGGGAACAACGGCGGGGACGCGTTCGTCGCAGCCAGATTCCTGAGCGAGTACGACGTCACCGTCCACCTGCTCGGACGGCCCGAGACCATCACCACGGACATCAGTCGGGAGAACTGGGACGCGCTCCAACAGGCCGAACTCCCCACAGAGGTCGTGAACGACTCGAAGACGCTGGCGCTCGGCGACCCGGACGTCGTCGTGGACGCAGTACTCGGAACTGGCGTCTCGGGCGCGCCACGCGAGCCCGAAGCCTCCGCTATCGAAGCCGTCAACGCGGCGGACGCGCCAGTCGTCGCCGTGGACGTACCCTCGGGAATGGACGCCGACACGGGCGAGACGCCGGGCGTCGCTGTCGACGCCGACTGCGTGGTGACGTTCCACGACGTGAAGCCCGCGCTCGCGGACCGCGAGGACGTCACGGTCGCGGATATCGGCATCCCGGAAGCCGCGGAACTGTTCGTCGGCCCGGGCGACCTCCAGCAGCTCGAACGCGACCCGCACGCCCACAAGGGCGACTTCGGGCGCGTGCTCGTCGTCGGGGGTGGCCCCTACACCGGCGCGCCCGCGCTGAGCGCACAGGCGGCGCTGCGAGCCGGCGCAGACCTCGCGTACCTCGCGGTCCCCGACAGCATCGCCGAGACCGTGCAGGGGTACAGCGAGAACCTCATCGTGGACTCCTACGTCGGCACGCGCCTGCTCCCCGAGCACGTCGACGAGATTCTGGACCGCGCCGCGGACGTCGACGTGGTCGTCTTGGGGCCGGGCCTCGGAGATTCGGACGACACGCTCGCAGCGGTCCGGAAGTTCCTCGCGGCCTACGACGATCGCGCCGTCGTCGACGCCGACGCGCTCCAAGCCGTCCCCGAAGTCGAGACGGACGCGGACCTCGTTTGCACGCCCCATCAAGGGGAACTCGAGAAGATGGGGGGGCCGGGCGCGGCCGACCGAGAGGATGCCGCGGAATCCGCGAGCGGCGATTCGGGAGCCGCGAGCAGCGAAGAGGACTGGCGCGAGCGCGCGACCGACGGTCAGGGGGTCGCGGAACGACGAGCGGGGAGCGATGCGACCCGTGAGCGCGCCGATGCAGTCGAGGACTTCGCCGCGGACCTCGGGCAGACGCTGCTCGTGAAGGGCGCGTACGACGTGGTCTCGGACGGCGAGACGACGCGCGTCAACCGCACCGGGAACCCGGGGATGACCGTCGGCGGCACCGGCGACGTGCTCGCGGGTGCGACGGCCGCGATGTTCTCCACGCTCGACCCCGTCCCTGCGGCGAGTATCGGCGCGTACGCAAACGGCGACGCCGGCGACCAGGTGGTCGACGAGCACGACTACGGCCTGCTCGCCACCGACTTACTGGATGCGCTGCCCGCGGCGCTGTGGGGTGGTCGCGATGAGTGA
- the moaC gene encoding cyclic pyranopterin monophosphate synthase MoaC, with product MSDREADGTEASERGSGESATREADAPEDELTHTTAEGDVQMVDVGDKPDTARRAVARGEIQLSASTVEAIRGDEIGKGDVLATARVGAVQAVKHTWETIPMCHQIPITNVETDFDVREDGVVLEVAVETTGKTGCEMEALEGVTTGLNVVWDMVKAAEKDDDGQYPGTAIEGVEVVRKEKRKLD from the coding sequence ATGAGTGACCGCGAGGCCGACGGGACGGAGGCCTCGGAACGAGGGAGCGGCGAATCCGCGACCCGCGAGGCCGACGCTCCAGAGGACGAACTCACGCACACCACGGCGGAGGGGGACGTGCAAATGGTCGACGTCGGGGACAAGCCGGACACAGCTCGCCGGGCGGTCGCGCGCGGCGAGATTCAGCTCTCCGCGTCGACCGTCGAGGCGATTCGCGGCGACGAAATCGGGAAGGGCGACGTGCTCGCGACCGCGCGCGTCGGCGCCGTCCAGGCGGTCAAGCACACGTGGGAGACGATTCCGATGTGCCACCAGATTCCGATTACGAACGTCGAGACCGACTTCGACGTGCGCGAGGACGGCGTGGTGTTGGAGGTCGCCGTCGAGACGACCGGGAAGACCGGCTGCGAGATGGAAGCCTTGGAAGGTGTGACGACCGGCTTGAACGTCGTCTGGGACATGGTGAAGGCCGCAGAGAAGGACGACGACGGGCAGTACCCCGGCACGGCTATCGAGGGCGTGGAAGTGGTCCGAAAGGAGAAACGAAAACTGGACTGA
- the hflX gene encoding GTPase HflX, translating into MTGTTTKTAIVAKRVDEGTADTAEIRDLVRAAGYDVGGEVTQTRTADPALQLGEGKVEELAAAVGETDAERVVFDNRLGPYQTYNLGKQLPENTEVVDRFRLILDIFGQRAHTRKAQLQVELAELRYELPRAEAKTSLAKRDERPGFMGLGEYDESREQDIKAQISRIRDELASIEKTEQQRRETRRESGFELVALAGYTNAGKSTLLRRLADDLDVDENEDLHPDLDTTAESQNQLFTTLGTTTRRLDMDRRDVLLTDTVGFISDLPHWLVESFKSTLESVYQADLVLLVVDASESIDEIREKLVTSHDTLYERNEAPIVTVFNKVDKVDDDELAEKQEALSALAPNPIAVSGRDGINVDALRARIDAELPPRERETLVLPMTDETMSVVSWVHDHAHVRDVDYGDEQVVVDFEALPTVVEKSRAKASELVAQA; encoded by the coding sequence GTGACCGGAACAACGACGAAGACGGCGATCGTCGCCAAGCGTGTCGACGAGGGCACGGCCGACACCGCCGAAATCAGGGACCTCGTCCGCGCCGCGGGCTACGACGTCGGCGGCGAGGTGACGCAGACGCGCACGGCCGACCCGGCGCTCCAGCTCGGCGAGGGGAAGGTCGAAGAACTCGCGGCGGCCGTCGGGGAGACGGACGCCGAGCGGGTCGTCTTCGACAACCGGCTCGGCCCCTACCAGACGTACAACCTCGGCAAGCAGCTCCCCGAGAACACGGAAGTCGTGGACCGCTTCCGGCTCATCCTCGACATCTTCGGGCAGCGCGCGCACACGCGGAAGGCCCAGCTACAGGTCGAGCTCGCGGAGCTGCGCTACGAGCTGCCGCGCGCGGAAGCGAAGACGAGCCTCGCAAAGCGCGACGAACGCCCCGGCTTCATGGGCCTGGGGGAGTACGACGAGAGCCGCGAGCAGGACATCAAAGCCCAGATCAGCCGCATCCGGGACGAGCTCGCGAGCATCGAGAAGACCGAGCAGCAGCGCCGCGAGACGCGCCGCGAGTCCGGCTTCGAACTGGTGGCGCTGGCGGGCTACACGAACGCCGGGAAGTCGACGCTGCTGCGCCGGCTCGCCGACGACCTCGACGTCGACGAGAACGAAGACCTCCATCCCGACCTCGACACTACCGCCGAGTCCCAGAACCAGCTGTTCACGACGCTGGGGACGACGACGCGCCGGCTGGATATGGACCGCCGGGACGTCCTGTTGACGGACACGGTCGGGTTCATCAGCGACCTCCCGCACTGGCTCGTGGAGTCGTTCAAGTCCACGCTCGAATCTGTCTACCAGGCGGACCTCGTGTTGCTCGTGGTCGACGCCAGCGAGTCCATCGACGAGATTCGCGAGAAGCTCGTGACGAGCCACGACACGCTCTACGAGCGCAACGAAGCGCCCATCGTTACCGTGTTCAACAAGGTGGACAAGGTCGACGACGACGAACTCGCGGAGAAGCAGGAGGCGCTATCCGCGCTCGCGCCGAACCCAATCGCGGTCAGCGGCCGCGACGGTATCAACGTGGACGCGCTGCGAGCCCGCATCGACGCCGAGTTGCCGCCGCGCGAGCGCGAGACGCTCGTGCTCCCGATGACCGACGAGACGATGAGCGTGGTGTCGTGGGTCCACGACCACGCCCACGTCCGCGACGTCGACTACGGCGACGAGCAGGTCGTCGTCGACTTCGAGGCACTTCCGACCGTCGTCGAGAAGTCACGCGCGAAGGCCAGCGAGCTCGTCGCACAAGCGTAG
- a CDS encoding FUN14 domain-containing protein, whose translation MPDLNLTSLGLEFGGGAGIGAIIGFAAKKVAKLIAVIVGLELALFKFLESRGILTVDWDRLTGGMLDITQAANGAAPPSWMNTILSTLSVSAGFTGGFLVGFKKG comes from the coding sequence ATGCCGGACCTCAATCTCACGTCGCTCGGCCTGGAGTTCGGGGGTGGCGCCGGCATCGGCGCCATCATCGGCTTCGCGGCGAAGAAAGTCGCGAAGCTCATCGCGGTCATCGTCGGCCTCGAACTCGCGCTGTTCAAGTTCCTCGAATCCCGGGGCATCCTCACCGTCGACTGGGACCGCCTCACCGGCGGAATGCTCGACATCACGCAGGCCGCCAACGGCGCCGCCCCGCCATCCTGGATGAACACCATCCTCTCGACGCTGTCGGTCAGCGCCGGCTTCACGGGCGGTTTCCTCGTCGGCTTCAAGAAGGGGTAG
- a CDS encoding DUF555 domain-containing protein, which yields MDCRVVVEAAIPVYDVETPDDAVRIAIAKTGELLNPDLNYVEISMGERTCPHCGDELDPAFVAADESLVALELEMSVFNVERNEHASRIARKEIGQRLENIPLEVLTVEEEGSEEGESGESEGGADGA from the coding sequence ATGGATTGTAGGGTGGTCGTCGAGGCCGCAATCCCCGTCTACGACGTCGAGACCCCTGACGACGCGGTGCGCATCGCCATCGCGAAGACCGGCGAGCTCCTGAACCCGGACCTCAACTACGTCGAAATCAGCATGGGCGAGCGGACGTGCCCGCACTGCGGGGACGAACTCGACCCCGCGTTCGTCGCGGCCGACGAGAGTCTGGTCGCGCTCGAACTGGAGATGAGCGTGTTCAACGTCGAACGGAACGAACACGCCTCCCGTATTGCCCGCAAGGAGATCGGCCAGCGCCTGGAGAACATCCCGCTGGAAGTGCTGACCGTCGAGGAGGAAGGCAGCGAGGAGGGGGAGAGCGGGGAGTCCGAAGGCGGGGCGGACGGGGCGTAA
- a CDS encoding Rpp14/Pop5 family protein, translating into MKHLPKHLRPRWRYLAVELEAWPDADVSQGDFQRSVWFAAQNLYGDTGSADADLRVLQFAFEDGSGEALVRVRHGEVERGRAALACVDDVRDDPVRVAVRGVSGTIRAAEEKYLGRPSESAAEASVAFAGDTRPAVRRGDLVDVDSEDGYVGATDPDC; encoded by the coding sequence GTGAAACACCTCCCGAAGCATCTCCGGCCGCGGTGGCGTTACCTCGCCGTCGAGCTGGAGGCGTGGCCCGACGCGGACGTCTCGCAGGGGGACTTCCAGCGCAGCGTCTGGTTCGCCGCGCAGAATCTCTACGGGGATACAGGGAGCGCTGACGCCGACCTGCGCGTGCTGCAGTTCGCCTTCGAGGATGGTAGCGGGGAGGCGCTGGTGCGCGTGCGCCACGGCGAAGTCGAGCGCGGGCGGGCGGCGCTGGCGTGCGTCGACGACGTTCGCGACGACCCCGTCAGGGTGGCGGTACGCGGCGTCTCCGGCACGATACGGGCCGCTGAAGAAAAGTATTTAGGACGGCCGAGTGAATCCGCAGCCGAAGCCAGCGTCGCGTTTGCGGGCGATACCCGCCCGGCGGTCCGCCGGGGCGACCTCGTCGACGTCGACTCCGAGGACGGGTACGTGGGCGCGACGGACCCCGACTGCTAA
- a CDS encoding UPF0058 family protein, with amino-acid sequence MKKQELIHLHGLLAEVGNYYEECKSDEISLDEYEDLGVRPTSIHKSKTDHKAAVFALAGGITSAMDEPEEQEAVPAQAD; translated from the coding sequence ATGAAGAAGCAGGAGCTCATCCACCTCCACGGCCTCCTCGCAGAGGTCGGGAACTACTACGAGGAGTGCAAGTCCGACGAGATTTCCCTCGACGAGTACGAGGACCTCGGCGTACGACCGACATCGATTCACAAATCGAAGACTGACCACAAAGCGGCTGTTTTCGCGCTCGCGGGCGGCATCACTTCGGCGATGGACGAACCCGAGGAACAGGAAGCCGTCCCCGCCCAAGCTGACTAA
- a CDS encoding class I SAM-dependent methyltransferase produces MKKTVEEHAARFDDLAADYDEEKSAEYNECVALVLEHANPDSDDTVLDLGCGTGAIALGLAEEAGRVVGRDISEGMMDEARRKADERGLDNVEFGQGQFREPNYDGEVDIVTSNFAMHHLSDEEKREAISVITGLGPRRIVLGDLMFFGGGALRAPEASGEEPRAPNPEGPFYSPEVDDPATVGVLVDAFTDEGYAITAVEMVHEQVGVLVAERP; encoded by the coding sequence ATGAAGAAGACAGTTGAGGAGCACGCCGCGCGCTTCGACGACCTCGCGGCCGACTACGACGAGGAGAAGTCCGCGGAGTACAACGAATGCGTCGCGCTCGTCCTCGAACACGCGAACCCGGACAGCGACGACACTGTTCTCGACTTGGGCTGTGGGACGGGTGCCATCGCGCTCGGGCTGGCCGAGGAGGCGGGCCGCGTCGTCGGCCGCGACATCAGCGAGGGAATGATGGACGAGGCGCGACGGAAGGCCGACGAGCGCGGCCTCGACAACGTCGAATTCGGACAGGGGCAGTTCCGCGAGCCGAACTACGACGGCGAGGTCGACATCGTGACCTCGAATTTCGCGATGCACCACCTCAGCGACGAGGAGAAGCGCGAAGCCATCTCGGTCATTACCGGCCTCGGCCCGCGGCGAATCGTGCTCGGGGACCTGATGTTCTTCGGGGGCGGGGCGCTACGCGCCCCGGAAGCGAGCGGCGAGGAGCCGCGAGCACCGAACCCCGAGGGGCCGTTCTACAGCCCCGAGGTCGACGACCCGGCGACAGTCGGCGTGCTCGTGGACGCGTTCACGGACGAAGGGTACGCAATCACGGCCGTCGAGATGGTTCACGAGCAGGTCGGCGTGCTCGTCGCCGAACGCCCGTGA
- the psmA gene encoding archaeal proteasome endopeptidase complex subunit alpha, whose protein sequence is MQGQNQQQAYDRGITIFSPDGRLYQVEYAREAVKRGTPSIGVRTDGGVVLLVDKRISSPLMEEASVEKIHKADNHVGIASAGHVADARQLVDFARRDAQVERVRYDQPIGVEMLTKDVTDHIQQYTQVGGARPFGVALLVGGVTDGEPRLFETDPSGTPYEWKAIAIGEDRSTVQGYLEDHYDESLPLDEGVELALRALGEIRESLQPEGVGVATIDAETGAFIELSDDEIREYLVEHDLLGGESGG, encoded by the coding sequence ATGCAAGGACAGAACCAACAGCAGGCTTACGACCGCGGTATCACCATCTTCTCGCCGGACGGCCGCCTCTATCAGGTGGAGTACGCCCGAGAGGCCGTCAAGCGAGGGACGCCCAGCATCGGCGTCCGAACGGACGGCGGCGTCGTCCTCCTCGTGGACAAGCGCATCAGTTCGCCGCTGATGGAGGAGGCGTCCGTCGAGAAAATCCACAAGGCCGACAATCACGTCGGCATCGCGAGCGCCGGCCACGTCGCCGACGCCCGCCAACTCGTCGACTTCGCGCGCCGCGACGCGCAGGTCGAGCGCGTGCGCTACGACCAGCCCATCGGCGTGGAGATGCTGACGAAGGACGTCACCGACCACATCCAGCAGTACACGCAGGTCGGCGGCGCGCGCCCGTTCGGCGTCGCCCTGCTCGTTGGCGGCGTCACGGACGGCGAGCCCCGTCTCTTCGAGACGGACCCGTCGGGGACGCCGTACGAGTGGAAGGCCATCGCCATCGGCGAGGACCGCTCGACAGTGCAGGGCTACCTCGAAGACCACTACGACGAGTCGCTCCCCCTCGACGAGGGCGTCGAACTCGCGCTCCGCGCGCTTGGCGAGATTCGGGAGTCCCTGCAGCCGGAGGGCGTCGGCGTCGCGACCATCGACGCGGAGACCGGGGCGTTCATCGAGCTGTCGGACGACGAAATCCGGGAGTACCTCGTGGAACACGACCTGCTCGGCGGTGAGAGCGGAGGGTGA